One Xenopus tropicalis strain Nigerian chromosome 8, UCB_Xtro_10.0, whole genome shotgun sequence genomic window carries:
- the LOC105945582 gene encoding SLAM family member 5-like isoform X2, with the protein MSIFLVLLDISYSMHCGPRINVTGAEGGGATLPVRVQGQVKDISWVISDGGRLNHFATTKPNEPIDIRDNKFDGRLRSETNGSLTLTDLTNQDQGIYTANIRSQSNQRCDQLYHLQLYKTLTSEDILIHLNVTLSETHNGPCTITGTLSCAVIGSDVTLTWNNTNSPGTEVTNHTLRIYNAQSHVTYSCTARNPISEASRTAHIPCNREFTRREIGNYTRQNMIRLGLASVILIITSYLILQHFHGMKIEM; encoded by the exons ATGTCTATTTTCCTTGTCTTATTAGATATTTCATATAGCATGCACTGTGGCCCCAGGATAAATGTGACTGGCGCAGAAGGGGGAGGAGCCACGCTACCAGTGAGGGTACAGGGGCAGGTAAAAGACATCTCTTGGGTTATAAGTGATGGTGGGAGACTGAATCATTTTGCTACAACAAA ACCCAATGAGCCCATTGATATCCGTGATAATAAGTTTGATGGGAGATTGCGCAGTGAGACAAATGGATCCTTAACCCTCACAGATCTAACCAATCAGGACCAGGGAATCTACACAGCAAACATTCGCTCGCAATCAAATCAGCGGTGTGACCAACTGTACCATCTCCAGCTCTATA AGACTCTCACATCAGAAGATATCCTGATCCATCTAAATGTCACCCTTAGTGAGACCCACAATGGGCCCTGTACTATTACGGGAACCTTGTCCTGCGCTGTGATTGGCTCAGATGTGACTCTCACCTGGAATAACACAAACAGCCCCGGCACAGAAGTGACCAATCACACGCTCCGTATCTATAATGCTCAGTCACATGTTACATACAGCTGTACCGCCCGGAACCCAATCAGCGAGGCTTCCAGAACTGCACATATTCCCTGCAATAGAG AATTCACTAGAAGAGAAATTGGAAATTATACCCGGCAGAACATGATCCGTTTGGGTTTGGCCTCAGTGATACTGATTATTACTTCATATCTGATCCTCCAACACTTTCATGGCATGAAAATAGAAATGTGA
- the LOC105945582 gene encoding SLAM family member 5-like isoform X1 — MGCGTCTFSVKMSIFLVLLDISYSMHCGPRINVPGAEGGGATLPVRVQGQVKDVSWVISDDGRLNHFATTKPNEPIDIRDNKFDGRLRSETNGSLTLTDLTNQDQGIYTANIRSQSNQRCDQLYHLQLYKTLTSEDILIHLNVTLSETHNGPCTITGTLSCAVIGSDVTLTWNNTNSPGTEVTNHTLRIYNAQSHVTYSCTARNPISEASRTAHIPCNREFTRREIGNYTRQNMIRLGLASVILIITSYLILQHFHGMKIEM; from the exons atggggtgtgggaCTTGTACTTTTTCTGTTAAAATGTCTATTTTCCTTGTCTTATTAGATATTTCATATAGCATGCACTGTGGCCCCAGGATAAATGTGCCCGGCGCAGAAGGGGGAGGAGCCACGCTACCAGTGAGGGTACAGGGGCAGGTAAAAGACGTCTCTTGGGTTATAAGTGACGATGGGAGACTGAATCATTTTGCTACAACAAAACCCAATGAGCCCATTGATATCCGTGATAATAAGTTTGATGGGAGATTGCGCAGTGAGACAAATGGATCCTTAACCCTCACAGATCTAACCAATCAGGACCAGGGAATCTACACAGCAAACATTCGCTCGCAATCAAATCAGCGGTGTGACCAACTGTACCATCTCCAGCTCTATA AGACTCTCACATCAGAAGATATCCTGATCCATCTAAATGTCACCCTTAGTGAGACCCACAATGGGCCCTGTACTATTACGGGAACCTTGTCCTGCGCTGTGATTGGCTCAGATGTGACTCTCACCTGGAATAACACAAACAGCCCCGGCACAGAAGTGACCAATCACACGCTCCGTATCTATAATGCTCAGTCACATGTTACATACAGCTGTACCGCCCGGAACCCAATCAGCGAGGCTTCCAGAACTGCACATATTCCCTGCAATAGAG AATTCACTAGAAGAGAAATTGGAAATTATACCCGGCAGAACATGATCCGTTTGGGTTTGGCCTCAGTGATACTGATTATTACTTCATATCTGATCCTCCAACACTTTCATGGCATGAAAATAGAAATGTGA